Genomic window (Streptomyces sp. NBC_01431):
CGAGGACGCCAAGAAGAACTGCCCGGTGAGCCAGGCCCTTTCGGGGACCACCATCACGCTCACCGCCGAGCTCGCCTGACCCTGCCGCCAGCGGTAGCGCCGGACGCCGTTCCATCGCACGATCGAGGGAACGTACCGGGACCGGAAGGGGTGCGCAGTGGCCGGAAAGGGCGAGAAGAAGCGGCCCGAGCAGAACCTCCGCGAACTGCTGCGCATCCCCGAGGGCGAGCGCGTCGACCTCTCCTCGTACGCGGCCGACGCCATCCCCGCCGGACCGCGCGACAAGGCGGCAGGCCTGGCCGACACCGCCCGGATGGGTGAACGCCTCGCCGCTCTTCAGGAGCGCCTGTACGCGGCGAGCACCGCGGGCGACCGGCGGCGCGTCCTGCTCGTGCTCCAGGGGATGGACACCAGCGGCAAGGGCGGCACCGTCAAGCACGTCATCGGCCAGTTCAACCCTTCCGGCTGCCGCATCAGGGCCTTCAAGACGCCGACCCGCGAAGAGCTGAACCACCCCTTCCTGTGGCGGATCGCCAGGGCGCTTCCGCAGCCCGGCGAGATCGGCATCTTCGACCGCTCGCACTACGAGGACGTGCTGATCGCCCGGGTGCGCCGCCTCGTCCCGCGCTCCCGGCTGGGCCGTCGCTACGGCCAGATCAACCGCTTCGAACAAGCGCTGGCCGAGGACGGCGTGCTGGTGGTGAAGGTGTTCCTGCACCTCAGCCGCGAGCAGCAGCGGCGCCGCCTGCTGCGGCGCCTCGACGACCCCGACAAGCACTGGAAGTTCAACCCCGCGGACATCGACGAGCGGGCGCTGTGGCCCGACTACCAGCGGGCGTACGAGATCGCGCTTGAGCGCTGCTCGACCGGCGCCGCGCCCTGGTTCCTCGTCCCGGCCGACCGCAAGTGGTACCGGAACTGGGCGGTCAGCAAGCTGCTCCTGGAGCATCTGGAGGCGCTCGATCCGCGGTACCCGAAGGCGGGTTTCGACGTCGAGGAGTGCAGGCGGCGACTCCTGGAGGAGCCCAACTAGGCGTGGTACACGTCCCGTTCAGGCAGAGCGACTCACCAGGGCCGAGATGTCGATGGTCTGGGCGGCGGTGGGGGTGGCGGTGGGCACCGGCTTGTCGAAGCCGTCGAAGCGCACGGTCGCATCGGGGGCCGCGCCTTTCTGTCCGGCCGTGATCCGCACCGGGTAGGGCTTGCCGGTCGCCGAGACGTCGACCGTCAGGGTGCGGCCCTGCCGGGTGGTGGTGAGGGGGATGACGGAGGTCGCGTCGACCTTGGTCGGCTTGCCCTTGGTGAGCCCGGTTGACGGCAGCTTGGCCGCGTTGTCCAGGTACTTCTGGAAAGCGTCGAGGTCGCACACCCCGGCGGTGGCGCGCAGCACCGGGTCGTTGGTGGTGCCCCGCAGATACCGGTTGCCGACGAGCGAGGCCATCGCGCTGCCGTTGCCCGGCACCTCGTTCTTCCAGAACGCCGCGTCCGGTTTCATCCACACGTCGGCGCCCCGCTTCACGATCTCGACGGACCCCTGCGGCCCAAGACTCACCGAGCCCCGGCAGTTCCCGGACCGGTCGAGCGTGAGGTCGAAGGAGGTCGGGGCGCCGGGCACGCCCAGATCGCCCTTGGCGGTGACGTGGAGCGATGTGGCGCCGTGGAGGGCGTCGCGGGACTGCTGGGCGATCTGATCGGCGGAGAGCGAACCGAGGTCGTCGGTGCGGGCGGTCGCCGTACCCGCGAGTGCGAGTAGGGCGGCGGCCGAGCAGACCGCCGAACACGCGGCCGTACGAGATCCGGACACGTCGCCTCCCTGAGGCCGTGAGGGCCGCGCCCGGCCTGCGAAGGGGCTCGACCGGACCCTGCTCCGTATGGAACGAGCCTAGTCCCCGTGGACGGATCGGGCGCGTTGCGGCCGGGGCGCCTGGGGACGCGGGCCGCGTGCGCGGGCCGTGCGGCATTGGCCGGAATCTCCGAAGGCCCGGGAGTGCCGCAAACCTCCGTTCGCTAATGATCAGATACTTTCCGTTCGTGACCATTTCTGCACGAAAACTGCTAGCGGTTGCCGCGCTCGGAGCGACCCTCGCGGGCTGCGGCTCCGACCCCGCCGCTCACAAGGCGGCGGACAAGCCCGCTCCCTCCGCGTCGGCACGACCGTCGGGTGCCGCCGCGCCGTCGCCCGCGGACGTCGCCAAGAACGCTCCGACGATGGCACCCGGCCCCGGCGGAATCACCCCGGTCTTCGAGCGGGCGCCCAAGAACCCCAAGGCCGAGAAGGTCGTCGCGCTCACCTTCGACGCCGACATGACGGCCGATCAGGGGCCCCGCGCGGCGGGCGGCGAGCACTTCGACAACCCCGCGCTCATCGCCGACCTGCGGCGCCTGAAGGTACCGGCCACGGTCTTCATGACCGGGCGCTGGGCCGAGGAGTACCCGGACCAGGCCCGCTCCATCGGCACCGACCCCAACTTCGAGATCGGCAACCACTCCTACAGCCACTACGCGTTCAAGTCCGACTGCTACGGGCTGCCCGTGGTCGACAAGGGCGGGATGCGGGCCGACGTGGAGAAGGCGACGGCCATGTTCGCCAAGGCCGGGGTACGCAACGCCGTGCCGTACTTCCGCTTCCCCGGCGGCTGTTACGACAACGAGGTGCTGCGCAGGCTGGCGCCGCTGAAGATGACCGCCGTCCAGTGGGACGTGGTGAGCGGGGACGCCTTCGCCAAGGACGCGAACGCGGTGGCCGAGCAGGTCCTGGCCGGCGTGCGGCCCGGTTCGCTGGTGGTCATGCACTGCACGCGCAGTGCCGCGCCGGTCACCGACACGGCGCTCCAGCGCATCGTCCCGGAGCTGCGCAAGCGCGGCTACCGCTTCGTGAAGGTCTCCGACCTGATCCGCGGCGCGCAGCACTGAGCCGCGGCAGTCGGCGCGTCAGCCCGAGCAGGCCGTCCGCTGGGCCTCCTGCCACTCACAGACGGGGCAGAGCGTGATGCCCCTGGTCGACTCCGGGTACTCGGTGGGCGCGCGGCACAGCACGCACTCGGCGAACGGGCCCTCCACCGGGCCGCCGGGTTCCGCGGGCGCGGCGGTGGGCCCGCTCGCGCAGTACGCCGCGTCGGCGCGGGTCTCGTTCCGGTCCGCCGGATCCTCGTGCGTCGTGTCCATGCGGACGAGCCTAATCGGGTCCCTCGGATACCGGGCCTGGTCAGCGGCGTCGTGAGCTGAGCGCGCAGACCGCCGCCGCGGCCGCCCCCGCGAGCACGGCGGCGGCCGCGAGCGGCACCAGCGCCACGTGCACGGTCCCGGTTTGCGAGCCGGTGACCAGGTCGTGGACGGCGTACTGCGCGGGCGACGGGGCAAGGACCAGGGTGAGCAGCGCGGCCAGCGCGGTGAGCGTGAGGGACCAGCCGCGGCCGTGCAGCACCGGGCGACTGCCCAGCGCGCCGACCGCCGCGCCGGTCAGTACGCACACCCCGGCGGCCACCAGCCCCGCCACGATCGCGGAGCCCAACGGCACCGCCACCTTGTGGTCCCCGCTGGCTGGATCGCTCGCGACGGCCACGTACGCCGTGCCCGCCAGCGCCGGCACGGCCGCGGCGCCCACCGCGGCCAGCAGGGACGCGAGATGCACCCGGGCCGGGCCCACCGCCGCGGCGGCACAGGCACGGGCGGCGTCCGGCTCCTGGGTGACGCAGACGCGGACCAGCCAGGCCGCCACCGGGAGCAGACCCGCCGCCGCGTAGCCCATCGAGTCGAGGACCGGCTCCCCCGCCTGCACCCCGATGCCCAGGAAGGCGACGTACACCAGGACGGGCGCGAGCCAGCGCTGGGAGCGCAGCAGCAGGGCGGTCTGGTAGCGGACGAGCGGCTTCACGGGCGACGCACTCCTCGTATGTGCCAGGGCGGACGGGCGGCGAGCAGGGCGCGCAGCAGGTCGTCGGAGTGGGCGGCCGCCACGGTCAACACGTGCGATCCGTCGGGGCCGGGCCCGAGCGCGGGTGCGCCGGGCAGGTCGGCGGGGCTCGGGGCGGGTCCCACGACGTCGATGTGGACGAGGTTACCGACGACTTCGAGCGGCGTCGGGAAAGCGCCGGGCAGGTCCGCGCCGAGTCGCTCAGGAAGGCCGGGGTGCGAGGCGGCTCCGAGTGGCTTCAGCGATCCCTCGCACAGGGCGTACCGCTCGTCCTCGCTACCGGCGAGCCGCTTCGGGTCGTGGTCGACGAACACGACGGTGGTGCCGGCCGCCACGCGTTCCTTCACCGCGCCGTCCAGTTCCGCGCGGGCATCGGTGTCGAGACCGGTCCATGCCTCGTCCAGGACGAGGAGTTCCGGTGCGGCGAGCAGAGCCTGGGCCACGGCGACCTTCTGGCTGGTGCCCTTGGAGAGTTCGGCGAGCGGGGTACTGGCATGCTCGGCCGCGCCGAATCGCTCCAGCCACCGCTCGGCCCGTTCCTTGGCCGTCCGGCCCGGCAGGCCGTGGACGCGGCCGAGGTGCACCAGGTAGCCGGCCGCGGTGAACGGCAACGCCGCGGGGAAGCGTTCGGGGACGTAGGCGGTGCGCGGGCGACCGGCGACGCGGCCCTCGCTCGGTGCGTCGATCCCGGCGACGAGCCTCAACAGCGTTGACTTTCCAGTGCCGTTGGTGCCTGCGATCCGAACCAGGGTGCCGGTGCGCAGGTCCAGGTCGATCCCGCGCAGGATCCATGGACCGCCGATGCCGTACCGGCGGCCCACTCCCCGCAGTGCGCGTGCGGTGCTCAGTGCTGCTGCGCCTTCTGCGGCGTCGCCTCGCTCGGGCGGACGATGACGTAGCCCTCGCCCTGGAGCATCAGCTGGACGGCCTCGCCGGAGCCGCCGCGCAGCATCGAGCCGATGGACTGCGAACGGTGCAGGGAGGTCTGGAGGTTCGCACTCCAGCCGACCACCGCGTCGGTGTCCACGTACACCGGCAGCTGCGGGGAGACCGGGATGACCAGCGGGTTGCCCTCGCAGACCAGGCCGAGGCGGCCGTAGCCGGTGAAGACGCTGTTGAAGAGGCCGCCGCCGGCGATGCCGGAGCCCTTGACCGTCTTGATCTCGTAGCTGAGCGAGGAGTCGAAGCAGAGCACGTTGCGGCCGTTGATGGTGAGGGCGTCGCCCTGTTCTATGTCAACGATGAAACAGTTCTGGGCCTCGTGCGCGAACCAGGCCTCGCCCTGGCCGGTGACCGCCATCAGGGGCAGGCCCTCGCCGGTCACCGCGCGCTTGAGCATGCCGCCGATGCCCTGACCCCGGCGCTCGAACTGGAGGGTGCCGCGGTAGGCGATCATCGCGCCCTGGCGCGCGAGCATCTCGCCGTTGACGGCGTACTTGATCGACTTGGCGTTCTCCAGGGTCATACCGGCGGCGGTCGCCGGCTGGGCCATGTTGTCTTTGGCAAAAAGGTCGCTCTTCATGCGCGCATCCTGTCCCGGAACAATTCATTCCGCCAAGAATCACCGGTTCGGCGGCTGGCAGACTGGTGCCGTGAGCACCCAGGACACCTCTTCCGACAGCCCGTTCCACAACCAATCCCCGCGCGACGAGGCGCCGCAGTACGTGCTGCCGCTCGTCGTCCGCATCGAGAAGGCCGAACCCCCGGCCCGTACCGATGCGCTGGAGACGGCGGCCCGCGCGGTGCTGGTGATCCTCTCCGACGAGCGGTCGCTCGGCGAAGGTGCGGGCGAGGGCGAGTGGGCGCAGGTGATGCGTGACTGGCAGGACGCGCGGATCCGCAAGGTGGTGCGGCGGGCCCGCGGCGCGGAGTGGCGCAAGGCTTCGGCGCTGGACGGCATCACGGTGACCGGCAAGTCCGCCGAGGTACGCGTCTTCCCGCCCATCCCCCTGGACGGCTGGCCCAAGGAGCTGGCCAAGCTCCAGGTGTCGGGCACGGAGCTGGACGACCCTGCGGTTGTGGACGCCCCGGACCCGCTCGCGCCGGTGCTCTGGGTCAACCCGGACCTCGACATGTCGGCGGGCAAGACCATGGCTCAGGTCGGGCACGCCGCCCAACTCGCCTGGTGGGAGCTGTCGGACGCGGACCGCGAGGCCTGGCGCGCGGCGGGCTTCCCGCTCTCGGTGCGCACCGCACAGCCGGCCGCATGGCGCGAACTGACGCTCAGCGGGCTGCCGTTGGTGCGCGACGCGGGCTTCACCGAGATCGCGCCGGGGCTGACCGTCGCGGCCCAGGGCGGCAGTCTCTTCTGCACGCTGCCGTCCGGACGCCGGCCGTAGCGGCCGCTCCGGCGTCGAACGCACCCTGCGCCGATGCCCCCCGGCTCCAAGGAGGCAGGAGGCATCGGCGTCGCGGACCGCCGGGGCGGTCAGGTGCTGACGGTGGCCACGGGGTCGAGGCCGTAGGTGCGCGCGTAACCGTTCTCGGTGCCGACGAGGAGCTCGACGACCTCGAAGTAGCGGTCCCAGAACGGGGTTTCCCGCAGCACGTCGATGAGGAGCTGGTAGGCGGTGTGGTCGTCGGCCTCCCAGACCCAGACGTCGGTGACGCGGGTGGAGTAGAACTCCGTGTCGTAGAAGCGTGACCGTACGCCGGTGGTCTTGGCCTTGATCGCGGGGATGACCTGGGTGGCGAAGGCGCTCGCCCGTTCCTCGGGGGTCATGGCGAGCCACTCGGGCAGGGTCTTGATGAGCATGAACGCGGTGACCGGCGGTGTGGTTTGCTCAGCGGGCATGACGGATGTCTCCGGGATGGCAGATGGTGGTGGCGAGTTGGGCGACTCGGGCACCGGTGACGGAATGGCGCGTCTCCAGAACTCGCCTTCCAAGGGCGGACTGGCGCGTCTCCAGGACTCGCCTTCCAAGGGCGGACTGGCGCGTCTCCAGGACTCGCCTTCCAAGGGCGGACTGGCGCGTCTCCAGGACTCGCCTTCCAGGGGCGGAACGGCACGCCTTCAGGACTCGGGTGCCGCGGGCCGAGCGGCGGGCCGTCAGGAGAGGACAGCGGGCTTGAGGGTCAGGGCGCACCACTGCTCGAAGCTGGTGGGGGACGCCGCGTCCGGAGTGCGGGCGACACCGGCGTCCAAGCCCTCGTTCTTGGCCCGCTTCATGTCGACGATGCCTTGGACGAACGCCTCGTTGAGGCCGTAGCCGAGGAGGGTGGCGTGCAGCTCGCCGAGCGGCTGGCGTTCGTAGCGGACGGGGCGGCCGAGCTGCTCGGTCATGATGCGGGCCAGGTCGTTGTAGGACAGGTCCCGCGGCCCGAGCACCGGGACGCTGTCGCTGCCGGTCCACGAACGGTCGGTCAGCAGGCGGGCGGCGACGGCCGCGATGTCGGCGACGGCGACGAGGGGGGCCTTGCGGTCGGCGTCGACGGCGTCGGTGAAGACCCCCTTCGCGCGGATCGAATCGGCCTCCTCCAGGATGTTCTCGAAGAACGACGGGTTGGCCAGGGCCCGGTACGCGACACCGGTGCCGGCGATGAGGTCGTCCATGGCGAGGGAAGCGGTGACGAGTCCCGCGCGGTGGGCGAGCGGGGATACGCGGCCGAGCGCGGAGACCCCGACGACGTGACCGACGCCGTGCGCGGCGAGCGCCTTCGCCGCGGGGCGGGTGAAGCCGCAGTAGGCGTCGTCGGGGGTCAGCGAGGCGTCCGGAGGGACGAGCCAGAACACGGCGTCCGCGCCCTCGAAGGCCCGGTCGACAACCTCGGCGTCGCCGTGCGAGCCGGTGATCACCTCGACGCGTTCGCGCACCGCCTCGGAGAGCCGGGCGGGGTCGCGCACGACCACGCGCAATCCCTCGCCGTGGGCGGGGGCGGACTCCAGGAGCAGCGGCAGCAGGTGGCGGCCGATGTTTCCGGTGGGAGCGGTAATGACGATCATGAAAACCTCAGGGGGTCGTGCCGGATCGGTACGTCCCTCATCCTGCGGAGCCCCCGGTGTTGCCACAATGGGAACTTCAGCACTGGATCATTGCCTGAAATGGAATTACGCCTATGAGCAGCAGTCCAGAGCCGGTCATCGACGCCCAGCTGGCCGTCGCGTTGGACGCTCTGCTGGCGGAGCAGAGCGTCACCCGCGCCGCCGCCCGTCTGCATACCTCCCCCGCCGCCATGAGCCGCACGCTCGCCCGACTGCGGCGCGTCCTTCAGGACCCCCTCCTGGTCCGGGCCGGCCAGGCCATGGTCCCCACCCCCCGCGCCGAGGCGCTGCGGGATGAGGCCGCCGCGGTGGTGCGCCGGCTGGGTGCGCTGCTCGCCCCCGGCGCCGGCGTCGACCCCGCCGCCCTGCGCGCCACCTTCACCCTCCAGACTGCCGACGTGGTCGTCGCGGCGCTGGCCCCCGGGCTGCTGCGACTGGCCGGCCGGGAGGCGCCGGGGGTTTCGTTCCGCTTCCGCGCCGAGGACCTGGAAGCCGGTCCGGCCCTGCGCGACGGCCGGATCGACCTGGAGATCGGCTCCATCGACCACGCCGACCCCGAGGCCCAGGTCGAGGAACTGGTCACCCTGCGGCTGGTGGCGGCCGTCCGGCCCGGCCACCCCCTCACCGAAGGGCCGCTGACCGCGGTCCGGCTCGCGGCCGCCGAACACGTCGGAGTCAGCCGCCGGGGACGGTTCACCGGCCCGCTGGACACCGCCCTGGCCGAGCGGAACCTCCACCGGCGGGTCGCTGTCGTCCTGCCCAGCCACCTGGCCGCGATGACCCTCGCCGCCGGCAGCGACGCCGTCTGCCTCGTCCCCACCGCGCTCCCCGGCGCCGGACCCTCCCCCCTGACCGACACCGCCACCGCCCTCGGCCTGTGTCTCCTCGACATCCCGCTACCGCTGCCACCCCTGACCATCGGCATGGCATGGCATCCCCGCCATGCGGCCGACGGAGGCCACCACTGGCTGCGCGACGCCGTCCGGCGCGCCCTTCGCGCACCCGGGAGCCCGGCCGCCTGAACCTTGTGGGCGCCGCCGTGCGGCAACCTCAAATCAAGCTCTGAACGTGTCGCGCGAGGGATTCGGTGCCGAGGTGGCGGGCCATGACCTGTCCATGAAGCATTTGGGCATCGGCATCGGCTGGCGGCCTGAGATCGCGGACGCCATTGAAGGGCTGTCCGGCATCGAGTGGGTCGAGGCGGTCGCGGAGAACCTCTGCCCCGGTCACCTCCCCGACTCGCTGGTGCGCCTGCGCGAGCGCGGCGTCACCGTGGTGCCGCACGGCGTTTCACTGGGACTGGGCGGCGCCGACCGTCCCGACACCGGCCGGCTCGCCGACCTCGCGGCCCGCGCCCAGGCGCTGGGTGCCCCGCTCGTCACCGAACACATCGCGTTCGTACGGGCGGGCGGCCCCCTCACCGCCTCCCCGCGCCTGGAAGCCGGCCATCTCCTGCCGGTGCCGCGCACCCGGGACGCCCTCCGGGTCCTGTGCGAGAACGTGCGCATCGCCCAGGACGCGCTGCCGGTTCCGCTCGCGCTGGAGAACATAGCGGCCCTGATCAACTGGCCCGACGAGGAGTTGACGGAGGGTCAGTTCCTGGCGGAACTGGTGGAGCGGACGGGGGTGGGGCTGCTGATCGACGTGGCCAACCTGCACACGAACCGCGTCAACCGCGGCGAGGACCCGGCTCGGGCGCTGGCCGGGCTTCCGCTTGAGGCGATCGCCTACGTGCACGTCGCGGGCGGGGTCGAGCGGGACGGGGTGTGGCACGACACACATGCGCATCCCGTGCCGGAGGCGGTGCTCGACATCCTGGGCGACCTGGCCGCGCGGGTTTCGCCGCCCGGGGTGCTGCTTGAGCGGGACGACGCGTTTCCGCCCGCGGCGGAGCTGAAGGGTGAACTGGACGCCATCGGGGGCGTACTGGGGGCCGCGAAGCCCACCGCCCCGCCCCTTTCCGGTGTGACGTCGTGCGGCTTTGCCGCGCCGCGGGAGCCGACCCCGGGCCCCCGCTCCTCGCACGCCCCAGGGGCTGACCTCGACCGCCCTGGATCGCGAGACCGCCTCGCTCTCGCCCAGGCCGCGCTGCTGTCCTGTCTCACCGCCGGGACCCCCGTGCCCGCCGGGTTCGACGGGCCGCGGTTGCGGGTGCAGGCGCGGGCGCTGGTCGACAAGCGAGCGGATGTCGTGGGCAAGGTGGCGCCCGAGTTGCCCCGAATCCTCGGGTCCGGGTACCGGCCGGCTTTCCTCGCGTACGCCAAGTACCGCCCTCTGCGGGCTGGTTACCGGCAGGACGCGCTCGACTTCGCCCGGTTCCTGCTCCGTGCCGGGTGGGTCGAGGACGCCGATGCCCGTCGCCGGCTGACGCGGTGGTGGAAGGAGCGGGCCACCGCCAGGCCGCCGGGGCGGGCCGTGCGGCTGCTGCGTACGCTGGTCCGGGCGGCCTGAGACCAACCCGTCAACGTACCCTCTGCGCAGATGAGTTGAGCGGCACTCCCTCATCACGTGACGACCCCCACACCACCCGCTCACCTATTTCACCGAACCGCCTTCGGGATCAGGCGTATCCGCACTACCGTGCGGCACCGCACCAGGAGGCATCCATGCGTCGCTTGTTGTCCGGTACGGGACTGGTCGTCACCGCGTTGGCGGCGACCTTCGTCGCGTTGCTCTTTCCGGTCTGGTCGTACGCCGACCGCTCCGGCACCCCGCTCGCCGATCTCAACGCGGGCACCGTGTCCACCCGCTGGGGCCCGCTCTCCGCCGCCGACCGCGACTTCGTGGTCCGGGTGCGGCTCGCCGGGCTCTGGGAGGGACCCGCGGGGCAGCAGGCCATCGAGCGGGCTCCCAGCGCCGCGATCAAGGCGGCGGGTCAGCACCTCGTGGACGGGCACGCCTTCCTCGACGCCCGGGTCCGCGAGGTCGCGGCGCAGCTCGGCATGGCTCTGCCCGACCAGCCCAACGCCCAGCAGCAGTCCTGGCTGCGCACCCTGACGGCCGCGCGCGGCAGCACGTACGAGTGGGACTTCGCGAACCTGCTGCGGTCCGCGCACGGCAAGGTCTTCGGGCTCGTCGCACAGATCCGCGCCACCACCCGCAACTCGCTGGTGCGGTCGCTCGCCGAGGACGCCAACACGACGGTCCTGGACCACATCAAGATGCTGGAGGCGACCGGGCTCGTCGACTTCGACGCGCTCGCGCGCGACGGGGCCGCGACGGCGACCGCGAGTCCCACCGGACCGCCGCCGCCCACGCCGGGAGCCGGCCTGCCGAGCCCGGCCCCCCTGACGTCCCTGCCGGACGACGGCACTTCGCCGTCGTTCTCACTGCCGCCCGCCGCGTCCCGCCCGAAGGACGAGGCGTCACCCGCTCCCGACACCCACAGTCCGTAACGAAGAGATAACCCGACGTCCAAATTGTGGACAGGTCATGGCGGTGAAGCCTCAACTTCGCATAGAAATCGGCCATGTTCTGGGTCCTCTTCCTTCTGCTGGCGATCGCCGCGGCCGGGTTCTCCTGCGGCCGCCTGTGCCTGGCGTCCGTCGCCGCGGCGCGTCCCGTACCGCTGACGGACCGGGAAAGGAGCCTGTCCTGCTACGAGGCCGCGTTCCTGGCGGGCGGCCCCGACCGGGTCGCCGACCTCACGCTCGTC
Coding sequences:
- a CDS encoding PPK2 family polyphosphate kinase is translated as MAGKGEKKRPEQNLRELLRIPEGERVDLSSYAADAIPAGPRDKAAGLADTARMGERLAALQERLYAASTAGDRRRVLLVLQGMDTSGKGGTVKHVIGQFNPSGCRIRAFKTPTREELNHPFLWRIARALPQPGEIGIFDRSHYEDVLIARVRRLVPRSRLGRRYGQINRFEQALAEDGVLVVKVFLHLSREQQRRRLLRRLDDPDKHWKFNPADIDERALWPDYQRAYEIALERCSTGAAPWFLVPADRKWYRNWAVSKLLLEHLEALDPRYPKAGFDVEECRRRLLEEPN
- a CDS encoding polysaccharide deacetylase family protein, with the translated sequence MIRYFPFVTISARKLLAVAALGATLAGCGSDPAAHKAADKPAPSASARPSGAAAPSPADVAKNAPTMAPGPGGITPVFERAPKNPKAEKVVALTFDADMTADQGPRAAGGEHFDNPALIADLRRLKVPATVFMTGRWAEEYPDQARSIGTDPNFEIGNHSYSHYAFKSDCYGLPVVDKGGMRADVEKATAMFAKAGVRNAVPYFRFPGGCYDNEVLRRLAPLKMTAVQWDVVSGDAFAKDANAVAEQVLAGVRPGSLVVMHCTRSAAPVTDTALQRIVPELRKRGYRFVKVSDLIRGAQH
- a CDS encoding ABC transporter → MKPLVRYQTALLLRSQRWLAPVLVYVAFLGIGVQAGEPVLDSMGYAAAGLLPVAAWLVRVCVTQEPDAARACAAAAVGPARVHLASLLAAVGAAAVPALAGTAYVAVASDPASGDHKVAVPLGSAIVAGLVAAGVCVLTGAAVGALGSRPVLHGRGWSLTLTALAALLTLVLAPSPAQYAVHDLVTGSQTGTVHVALVPLAAAAVLAGAAAAAVCALSSRRR
- a CDS encoding ATP-binding cassette domain-containing protein; the encoded protein is MGRRYGIGGPWILRGIDLDLRTGTLVRIAGTNGTGKSTLLRLVAGIDAPSEGRVAGRPRTAYVPERFPAALPFTAAGYLVHLGRVHGLPGRTAKERAERWLERFGAAEHASTPLAELSKGTSQKVAVAQALLAAPELLVLDEAWTGLDTDARAELDGAVKERVAAGTTVVFVDHDPKRLAGSEDERYALCEGSLKPLGAASHPGLPERLGADLPGAFPTPLEVVGNLVHIDVVGPAPSPADLPGAPALGPGPDGSHVLTVAAAHSDDLLRALLAARPPWHIRGVRRP
- a CDS encoding AIM24 family protein codes for the protein MKSDLFAKDNMAQPATAAGMTLENAKSIKYAVNGEMLARQGAMIAYRGTLQFERRGQGIGGMLKRAVTGEGLPLMAVTGQGEAWFAHEAQNCFIVDIEQGDALTINGRNVLCFDSSLSYEIKTVKGSGIAGGGLFNSVFTGYGRLGLVCEGNPLVIPVSPQLPVYVDTDAVVGWSANLQTSLHRSQSIGSMLRGGSGEAVQLMLQGEGYVIVRPSEATPQKAQQH
- a CDS encoding aminoacyl-tRNA hydrolase, encoding MSTQDTSSDSPFHNQSPRDEAPQYVLPLVVRIEKAEPPARTDALETAARAVLVILSDERSLGEGAGEGEWAQVMRDWQDARIRKVVRRARGAEWRKASALDGITVTGKSAEVRVFPPIPLDGWPKELAKLQVSGTELDDPAVVDAPDPLAPVLWVNPDLDMSAGKTMAQVGHAAQLAWWELSDADREAWRAAGFPLSVRTAQPAAWRELTLSGLPLVRDAGFTEIAPGLTVAAQGGSLFCTLPSGRRP
- a CDS encoding darcynin family protein translates to MPAEQTTPPVTAFMLIKTLPEWLAMTPEERASAFATQVIPAIKAKTTGVRSRFYDTEFYSTRVTDVWVWEADDHTAYQLLIDVLRETPFWDRYFEVVELLVGTENGYARTYGLDPVATVST
- a CDS encoding NAD(P)H-binding protein, whose product is MIVITAPTGNIGRHLLPLLLESAPAHGEGLRVVVRDPARLSEAVRERVEVITGSHGDAEVVDRAFEGADAVFWLVPPDASLTPDDAYCGFTRPAAKALAAHGVGHVVGVSALGRVSPLAHRAGLVTASLAMDDLIAGTGVAYRALANPSFFENILEEADSIRAKGVFTDAVDADRKAPLVAVADIAAVAARLLTDRSWTGSDSVPVLGPRDLSYNDLARIMTEQLGRPVRYERQPLGELHATLLGYGLNEAFVQGIVDMKRAKNEGLDAGVARTPDAASPTSFEQWCALTLKPAVLS
- a CDS encoding LysR family transcriptional regulator translates to MSSSPEPVIDAQLAVALDALLAEQSVTRAAARLHTSPAAMSRTLARLRRVLQDPLLVRAGQAMVPTPRAEALRDEAAAVVRRLGALLAPGAGVDPAALRATFTLQTADVVVAALAPGLLRLAGREAPGVSFRFRAEDLEAGPALRDGRIDLEIGSIDHADPEAQVEELVTLRLVAAVRPGHPLTEGPLTAVRLAAAEHVGVSRRGRFTGPLDTALAERNLHRRVAVVLPSHLAAMTLAAGSDAVCLVPTALPGAGPSPLTDTATALGLCLLDIPLPLPPLTIGMAWHPRHAADGGHHWLRDAVRRALRAPGSPAA
- a CDS encoding DUF692 domain-containing protein; protein product: MKHLGIGIGWRPEIADAIEGLSGIEWVEAVAENLCPGHLPDSLVRLRERGVTVVPHGVSLGLGGADRPDTGRLADLAARAQALGAPLVTEHIAFVRAGGPLTASPRLEAGHLLPVPRTRDALRVLCENVRIAQDALPVPLALENIAALINWPDEELTEGQFLAELVERTGVGLLIDVANLHTNRVNRGEDPARALAGLPLEAIAYVHVAGGVERDGVWHDTHAHPVPEAVLDILGDLAARVSPPGVLLERDDAFPPAAELKGELDAIGGVLGAAKPTAPPLSGVTSCGFAAPREPTPGPRSSHAPGADLDRPGSRDRLALAQAALLSCLTAGTPVPAGFDGPRLRVQARALVDKRADVVGKVAPELPRILGSGYRPAFLAYAKYRPLRAGYRQDALDFARFLLRAGWVEDADARRRLTRWWKERATARPPGRAVRLLRTLVRAA
- a CDS encoding DUF4142 domain-containing protein, with translation MRRLLSGTGLVVTALAATFVALLFPVWSYADRSGTPLADLNAGTVSTRWGPLSAADRDFVVRVRLAGLWEGPAGQQAIERAPSAAIKAAGQHLVDGHAFLDARVREVAAQLGMALPDQPNAQQQSWLRTLTAARGSTYEWDFANLLRSAHGKVFGLVAQIRATTRNSLVRSLAEDANTTVLDHIKMLEATGLVDFDALARDGAATATASPTGPPPPTPGAGLPSPAPLTSLPDDGTSPSFSLPPAASRPKDEASPAPDTHSP